The genomic interval TTTTTCTAGCCTATCAATAGTTTCTTTGCCACTGCCCTTTTCTTATCCACCCCAAACCCCTGTACATAAAACTGAGTGGTTCGGATATTCTTATGCCCCAGGCATTCACTCAGATATTCAACAGACTCCCCGCCATCTATAATAGCTTTTGAAAACTGGTGGCGTGCTGTATAAGTGGTTACCTTGGAGGTAATCTCCAATTCTTCCCGGATAAATGCTAAATGCTTATTGGTTACCTTGATAAACTGCATAATGGCCTTGTGCCTGACTTCCGGGTCCATACCTTCAGATATGAAGGGGAATAATAGCTGGTTGTTAGTATCCCGACCCCTCCATTTTTCAATAATTTCTGTTGACTCATCTAATAGTGGGACCCTTATCAAAATTGGGTTGGCCCTTCCGGTCTCTTTCGTTTTTCCGCGCACAAACACAATCTCCTTCCCCTGAATTTGATCCTTTCTAAGCAATAACAGATCCCTGAAGTTCATCCCCTGGCACAGGTAAGAAAGCACGAAGAAATCCCGGGACCTTGCCTTAAATCCCCTCTCATCTTCAATTTCCATTTGAATGATCTTTTGGAAGTCCTCCCGCTCAATAGCCCGCTTTGGGTTCCTTCCTTCCGGTATTACATACTGCCGTTTACCAAAGGGGTACTGGTCCCGGTGCATATATCCCCGGAAAATAGCTTCATTAATGATGGCTCTAAGTGGTCTCATGTAGATGCCTACTGTGGTCCGCTGCTTGCCCTGCTTCAACAGGTAAGCTTCAAACTGCCAAAGCAGATCGGGGGTGATATCTGCAAAGCTGAGCTTCTTGTTGAATGTCAGAAGGCTATTCAGGCTGCATTGATAATTACTGGCTGTATTAAAGCTACCCTCCGACTGCTTCTTCTTGATGACTGATTCAAATAACCCAAATAGAGACTCTGCTGGTTTTGCATCCGTTAAAAACCGCTTCTCAAAGCCAATAAAGCTGAATACAGGCAATTCCCGAGCAATGGCCTTTGCCTTATCCATCTTAGCATCCAGGATAATCTTAGCATCCCTAATCCTTTTGGGTGGGGCAGACCTTTGAACCTGATTAAAATCCTCCTCATTCATCTTAAATTCTGTAAGGTAATATTTCTGGACCCGGTGCCAGGTTACTCTTATCTTCACCGGGTAAATCCCCTCATCATTTTTACGCCGGGTATCCAGCACTAGTTTGATCGTTAGCATATAAAATCATTTATCCGTACATACAGCGTACATACAAGTTTTGAAAAATCAGGATAATAAAGGAAAAACGAAGCTAGAAAAATGAGCTTCAAATTGTTGACAGTCAATAAAATATGAAAACTCAGGAAAATTGAGGCTAACTGAGGAAAAGACCCAAATTGCGACTCATAATCAGAGGGTCGTTGGTTCGATCCCAACAGGGTCCACTTCTTCTGAAGCTATTAGCTGTGCGGGACCTCCGGTCCCGCACTATTCTCCAATCGCCTCTGGCGACACAAACCACACCCCAACACTTTATTATTACAAAGGAAATTTCTTAATTAGCTGTTCGAGACCTCTGGTCTCGAACCATTTTCCCGTCGCCTCTGGCGACACAAACAACACCCCAACATTCTATTATTACTAACGAAAATTCTTAATCAAAATAAATGACTCTATCCGCAGATGCAAAGGAGATGATTGAGCTGATTTCCCAAAGATTGGACCCACTCTTTGTCCAACACGGCTATATTAATAAAAGAAGATACTCAGATCCCTCGGTTTTCAGTGAAACCCTGGGATATGAGAAAGGTGAAACTGAGTTACGAATATCCCTTAGCCTGCATCCCCATGATTATCCCAACGGGATTGATATTCGGCTGATAAAAAAGACTCCGGGGAATTGGGAGTATTCGAGTTTTTCAGATTTAATTACCATGCTTGAAAAAAGCAACTCATTTCAAAAAGAAAACTTCCAAATCGAACCCAGAGAACGTTTTGACATGGCATTATCCAGCATGCAAACATTTTGCGAAAAGATATTAGAAAAGATTGGTTAACATAAGCCACTGAATGGATATCTAACCACTTCAAAATATAGAAGGCTGACTGTAGCCATTCAATATCCTGGATTATGATATAGGCCATCAGCCTACGGCCAATCTTATCTATTAAGTAGAATTACCTAGGCGGAATTCTTTGACATTTTCCGAAATAATCTTATTTTCATACAAACCTTATCCAGTTCCTACCAAATTTACCACTCCTCCCGGAAAACATTATTACTGAATCATTTAGAAACTTGGTCTGTGACTGAGGGGCACGAAGTGTGCAGTATTCAGAACTGAATTTTGGAAAAGCCTCATTCTAGATTAGAGAAAAGGAAATACAACAATACAACCAACAACCGAGTGATAATTAAATGATCAATGATTTTTAACCAACAGCTAATTACATAAATAAACGCGTTAGCTGCGATTTTATATGACACAAGACATCAAATTTAAATACGAAGTATCCTTCTCTTTTTTACAAAAGGATGAAGCGATTGCTTATGAAGTTAACGACCTAATTCAGGATAGAATTGAGACTTATATCTATTCTAAAAAGCAAGAGGAATTAGCAGGCACTGACGGAGAAAAAAAGTTTAATGATGTATTTTTTAAAGACAGTCGTGTTGTTGTTCTTCTCTATCGAGATGGTTGGGGTGAAACACCCTGGACAAGAATTGAAGAAACAGCTATTAAGAATAGGGCTTTCAGTTCGGGTTGGGATTTCCTTTTATTAGTAAATCTTGACAAGACCTCAAATCTTCCAGCATGGATACCTAAAACTTATATTTGGTTTGACTTTGAAAGATGGAAATCGGAAGGACTAGCTCCAGTAATTGAACAAAGGGTAAAAGAAGTCGGTGGACACGTAAGACCAGAATCAATAGAAGACCGAGCTGCCAGATTCAAAAGACTTAGAAATGCAGTAAAAGAAAGGGAGCGTTTCTTTATTGTTGGTAATCCAATTGCTGAATCAGATGAAGAGGCAAAGAAAATTATGCAATTAATGAGGGACACTAAAACTACACTTGAAGACCCTGATTCGCACCTCCATTTATCGACTTCAGAACGAAGAGAGGAAATGTATGAGTTCGGACATGACAGCTACTACCTATGCTTTAATTGGCATAACGGATATTACGAAATAAAGGCTAGAAAACTACTGGTTACAATTTATGAAAAGTTGGGGCATTATGGAATTAATGAAGGGGAACGTAAGTTTAAGCAAGTCTCTTATAAATTTGACAGGGACTTTTCTGGCAATAATGTTTGGACAGACGGCAGAAAATCTTTTTCATCAAACGAACTAGTTAATATTTGGGTAGCTGAATATTTAGATGTTCTATCTAAACGGGAGAAAAACCGCAGCTAACATTGCATTGGCAATATGGCGGAGCGACGAATATATACTCAGCTTCGGCTTCAGCAGACGAATAACGCCGAGCAGCAGAATAAACAATGAGCTTTTGTATTTTTTATCAACATTGGTTAGGGGCAGACGGAACACAGAATACCGCCACATCGCCAATGCTTCAACGTTATATGCACGCCAATTGAACCTTCACGTTAAAAAAGAATCTCATTAAAATATGAACACATTAGAAATAAGACTGTCCCAAATTGACCCAAACCTTTTCTCTAAGTTTGAAGAATCAAAAAGGGAAATAAGTTTAATGCTTGGCAAATACTCGAACAATTTCCCCACTTACACAGACCACTCTAGTCATCACACACTAGAAGTTTTTAAAATAGCCGCTGAATTGCTATCAGATGAGGAGATTGAAAATTTAAACGCCGATGAAGTATATATTTTATCAATGGCTTGTTTACTTCATGATGTCGGTATGTGTGTGCCTGAACAGCGAATTAAAGAAATATCAGATTCAAATGACATATTAGCTTATAAAGATTCTCATCCAAATTTGTCTGTGGAAGAATTTATTAGGGATATTCATCACCAATTGAGCAACAAATTCATTTTGCAAGAATGGCAAATGTTGAAAATTCCTAGTCTAAAATATGCAAAAGCAATCGGTTTGGTTGCAGAAGGACACCGGAAGGTTGATCTTAGTAACTTTGAAATTTACGATCCGCAATATTTTGCAAAAAGTGGCAAGGAGTTTGTCTGTATGCCCTATTTAGCTTGCATACTAAGGATTGCCGATGAATTAGACATAACTAATTCTAGGACGCCAAAGTTACTTACGAAATATTATATGCCTAATAACTCAGTGAGCATTCGGGAGTGGACAAAACATATTGCAACATCTCAAAGAAATTATTTAACGAATAAAGTGATTTTTGAAGTTGACTGCTCTGACCAGAATATTTATGCCGCATTGCAAGATCAATTTGATAAAATACA from Chitinophagales bacterium carries:
- a CDS encoding site-specific integrase; this translates as MLTIKLVLDTRRKNDEGIYPVKIRVTWHRVQKYYLTEFKMNEEDFNQVQRSAPPKRIRDAKIILDAKMDKAKAIARELPVFSFIGFEKRFLTDAKPAESLFGLFESVIKKKQSEGSFNTASNYQCSLNSLLTFNKKLSFADITPDLLWQFEAYLLKQGKQRTTVGIYMRPLRAIINEAIFRGYMHRDQYPFGKRQYVIPEGRNPKRAIEREDFQKIIQMEIEDERGFKARSRDFFVLSYLCQGMNFRDLLLLRKDQIQGKEIVFVRGKTKETGRANPILIRVPLLDESTEIIEKWRGRDTNNQLLFPFISEGMDPEVRHKAIMQFIKVTNKHLAFIREELEITSKVTTYTARHQFSKAIIDGGESVEYLSECLGHKNIRTTQFYVQGFGVDKKRAVAKKLLIG